In one Silene latifolia isolate original U9 population chromosome 10, ASM4854445v1, whole genome shotgun sequence genomic region, the following are encoded:
- the LOC141605041 gene encoding putative LRR receptor-like serine/threonine-protein kinase At3g47570 → MMGIVTMKVSYDMLLKATDGFSSENLLGMGSFGSVFKGILDGKAVAVKVLNLQHRCASKSFMAECNTLRNVRHRNLIGIITACSSIDFQRNDFRALVYEFMPNGSLDRWLHGVDGNMSLAQRVDLAIDVAHAISYLHHECETPIVHCDLKPSNILLDNDMVAHVGDFGLARFLTQPRHPNQSSTIGIKGTVGYAAPEYGLGSESSTEGDVYSYGILLLELMTGKSPTDSMFKDGYNLHLHAKAALPDQVIQIADPSLEEDNLTEEDEDPRAIQDELQRRVECITTVISVGVSCSNHLPQQRMNIVDARSRLQSARDNLVGARNRRNRPARALMVTEA, encoded by the exons ATGATGGGGATTGTAACCATGAAAGTGTCGTACGACATGTTACTCAAAGCAACGGATGGTTTTTCTTCAGAGAATCTACTTGGGATGGGATCTTTTGGATCCGTGTTTAAGGGGATTTTGGATGGAAAGGCCGTTGCAGTGAAAGTTCTCAACTTGCAACACCGTTGTGCATCTAAAAGTTTCATGGCAGAGTGCAACACGTTAAGGAATGTCCGTCATCGGAATCTAATAGGCATCATAACAGCTTGTTCAAGTATTGACTTTCAGAGAAATGATTTTAGAGCACTAGTATACGAGTTCATGCCCAATGGAAGCCTAGACAGATGGTTACATGGAGTCGACGGAAACATGAGCCTCGCTCAAAGGGTGGATTTAGCGATTGATGTGGCCCATGCAATCAGCTATCTCCACCATGAGTGTGAAACTCCAATAGTGCACTGTGACTTGAAACCTAGCAACATATTGCTTGACAATGACATGGTCGCTCATGTTGGAGATTTTGGATTAGCAAGGTTTCTTACTCAACCTCGACATCCGAATCAAAGTAGTACAATTGGAATTAAGGGAACTGTAGGCTATGCTGCTCCAG AGTATGGGCTCGGAAGTGAGTCATCTACAGAGGGTGATGTTTACAGCTATGGCATATTGTTACTTGAGCTAATGACAGGAAAGAGTCCGACAGACAGCATGTTCAAGGATGGCTACAACCTTCATCTACATGCAAAAGCGGCATTACCTGACCAAGTCATACAAATTGCGGACCCATCGCTTGAAGAAGATAATCTCACTGAAGAAGACGAAGACCCAAGGGCAATCCAAGATGAGCTTCAACGAAGAGTGGAATGCATTACTACTGTGATCAGTGTAGGAGTGTCGTGCTCAAATCATTTGCCACAACAGCGAATGAACATAGTTGACGCGAGAAGCAGGCTTCAATCAGCAAGAGACAACCTTGTTGGTGCTAGAAACAGGCGTAATCGTCCTGCAAGAG CGCTGATGGTTACAGAGGCCTGA
- the LOC141605045 gene encoding uncharacterized protein LOC141605045 produces MRPVHLQTQNESPSFRIIFVFVILNFTVTSALRSVDYSGNETDHTALLAIKSQLQVPSNRALNSWNDSIYHCYWEGVKCGRKHKRVTVLDLNSRGLAGTISPFIGNLSFLKIINLYNNSLYGEIPSQLGNLVRLHELRLYNNTLVGEIPGNISRCVNLRVIFLAHNKLEGKLPTGLGLLSKLTNFLVQVNHLTGSLFDIIQNLTSLLLISADENSFIGTIPNSIGRMQNLIFLEVGENQLSGTLPTSLFNLSSLKLFDFDTNQLHGELPPDVGVNIPGLKYFNIQGNNFTGLIPITFQNLTALEVFDFSYNNFVGNVPSYFENFHNLSILNLGGNFLEGDINFIDTLVNCSQLRILNLGPNHFSGILPKSVANLSTSLQVFTIQNTLISGKIPEGITNLNNLEQLWMGNCKLTGSIPQNFGKLYKLEILYLHSNNLKGKIPNSMANLSHLSELYLDDNLLEGNIPPNLGNCQSLLYLNLAYNELNGTLSNELFEGSASFLIVDLSHNHLEGSLSLEMSKQSNLEDLEVSNNKFSGVVPSDLGKCFDLQYLFIDGNYFHGNIPSSFASLASLQEIDFSRNNLSGPIPSFFSKFSLLYYLNLSYNDFVGTVPTNSIFANASGFFVVGNNRLCGGIKQLQLPKCIENRRTKRSKGIIPIISALVGAVAMAVGAAGLYLACIKKKNTPLLLDSMMGKATMKVSYDMLLKATAGFSLENLLGTGSFGSVFKGILDGNLVAVKVLNLQHRSASKSFMAECNTLRNVRHRNLVGVITACSSIDFQRNDFKALVYEFMPNGSLYSRLHGVHENMSLAQRLDVAIDVAHSVCYLHHECETPIVHCDLKPSNILLDNDMVAHVGDFGLARFLTQPQHPNQSSTIGIKGTIGYAAPGNNSVISNYNISTAYTYSK; encoded by the coding sequence atgAGACCAGTTCACCTCCAGACCCAAAATGAAAGTCCATCCTTTCGAATCATCTTTGTTTTCGTAATACTTAATTTTACAGTGACTTCAGCACTGCGTAGTGTTGACTACTCAGGCAACGAGACAGACCACACAGCGTTGTTGGCCATCAAAAGCCAACTACAGGTTCCTTCCAACCGTGCTTTAAACTCTTGGAATGACTCGATTTACCACTGTTATTGGGAGGGGGTCAAATGTGGGCGTAAACATAAAAGAGTAACTGTATTAGATTTGAATTCTAGAGGTTTGGCAGGAACCATATCTCCTTTCATAGGAAACTTGAGCTTCCTTAAGATCATTAACCTTTACAATAATAGTCTATATGGAGAAATCCCCAGTCAATTAGGTAATCTAGTCAGGCTTCATGAACTACGGCTATATAACAACACACTTGTAGGTGAAATTCCAGGCAACATATCTCGTTGTGTTAACCTTAGAGTGATTTTCCTAGCCCACAACAAGCTAGAGGGAAAACTCCCAACAGGATTAGGATTATTGTCGAAGCTAACAAACTTTCTTGTGCAAGTTAACCATCTTACGGGGTCTCTTTTTGACATCATACAAAATCTTACTTCTTTATTATTAATATCTGCTGATGAAAACTCATTTATAGGAACTATCCCAAACAGCATTGGTAGGATGCAAAATTTAATCTTCCTTGAAGTTGGAGAAAATCAACTCTCAGGCACACTCCCCACGTCACTTTTTAATCTCTCCTCCCTTAAACTTTTTGACTTTGATACCAACCAATTACATGGAGAACTTCCACCAGATGTTGGCGTCAATATTCCTGGCCTGAAATATTTCAACATTCAGGGAAACAACTTCACAGGATTAATTCCAATCACGTTCCAAAACCTCACAGctcttgaagtttttgatttcaGTTATAATAATTTTGTAGGAAATGTTCCttcttattttgagaattttcATAACCTAAGTATTTTAAATCTTGGAGGGAACTTCCTGGAGGGCGACATTAATTTTATAGATACACTTGTTAACTGCAGTCAATTACGTATCCTCAATTTGGGACCGAATCATTTTTCTGGAATATTACCCAAATCTGTTGCCAATCTTTCCACCTCTTTGCAAGTGTTCACTATACAAAATACTCTGATAAGTGGAAAAATTCCAGAGGGTATTACCAATCTCAACAATCTTGAGCAGTTATGGATGGGCAACTGCAAATTAACAGGATCTATCCCTCAGAATTTCGGGAAGCTCTACAAATTGGAAATACTTTATTTGCACTCCAACAATTTAAAAGGTAAAATTCCCAATTCCATGGCCAATTTATCACACTTGAGTGAGCTTTATTTAGATGACAACTTATTGGAAGGAAATATACCTCCAAACCTTGGTAACTGCCAAAGCTTGTTGTACCTGAATTTAGCATACAATGAACTCAATGGAACCTTGAGCAATGAGCTATTTGAAGGGTCTGCTTCATTTCTCATTGTAGATTTGTCTCATAATCATTTGGAAGGCTCCCTTTCTTTGGAAATGAGTAAACAAAGTAACCTAGAAGACTTAGAAGTGTCTAACAATAAGTTTTCAGGTGTCGTGCCAAGTGATCTTGGTAAATGTTTTGACCTTCAATACCTTTTCATCGATGGAAATTACTTCCATGGAAATATTCCTTCATCCTTTGCTTCGTTGGCTAGCCTCCAAGAAATTGACTTTTCTCGAAACAATTTATCTGGCCCAATTCCGTCTTTCTTCTCGAAATTTTCACTATTATACTACCTTAACTTATCTTACAACGATTTTGTGGGAACAGTTCCAACGAATTCAATATTTGCAAATGCAAGTGGGTTCTTTGTTGTTGGCAATAATAGGCTTTGTGGAGGAATTAAACAGCTACAATTACCTAAATGCATTGAGAATCGGCGCACAAAAAGGAGTAAGGGGATCATTCCAATCATCAGTGCACTTGTTGGGGCGGTCGCCATGGCGGTAGGGGCCGCAGGGCTGTACCTGGCATGTATCAAAAAGAAAAACACACCTCTTTTATTAGATTCAATGATGGGGAAAGCAACTATGAAAGTGTCTTATGACATGCTACTCAAAGCAACGGCTGGTTTTTCTTTAGAGAATCTACTTGGGACGGGTTCTTTTGGATCCGTGTTTAAGGGGATTTTAGATGGAAATTTGGTTGCAGTTAAAGTTCTCAACTTGCAACACCGCAGTGCATCTAAGAGCTTCATGGCAGAGTGTAACACGTTGAGGAATGTCCGTCATCGAAATCTGGTAGGCGTTATAACAGCTTGTTCCAGCATTGACTTTCAGAGAAATGATTTTAAAGCACTGGTATACGAGTTCATGCCCAACGGAAGTCTATACAGCCGGTTACATGGAGTGCATGAAAACATGAGCCTTGCTCAAAGGTTGGACGTAGCGATTGATGTGGCCCATTCAGTCTGTTATCTCCACCATGAGTGTGAAACTCCAATAGTGCATTGTGACTTGAAACCAAGCAACATATTGCTCGATAATGACATGGTCGCTCATGTTGGGGATTTTGGATTAGCAAGGTTTCTTACTCAACCTCAACATCCGAATCAAAGTAGTACAATTGGAATCAAGGGTACAATCGGCTATGCTGCTCCAGGTAATAACAGTGTGATTTCTAATTATAATATATCTACTGCTTATACATATAGTAAATGA
- the LOC141607001 gene encoding putative receptor-like protein kinase At3g47110, producing MSEYGVGSEPSKDGDVYSYGILLLELMTGKSPTDSMFKDGCNLHIHAEEALPDEVLQIVDPLLEEDILTEEEDDTRAIQDELQRRLECITSVISVGVSCSKHLPHERMKIVDARSRLQSARDNFLNSRNGRNLRNLPARGASG from the exons ATGTCAGAGTACGGCGTCGGAAGTGAACCATCTAAAGATGGTGATGTTTACAGCTATGGCATATTGTTACTTGAGCTAATGACAGGAAAGAGTCCAACAGACAGCATGTTCAAGGATGGCTGCAACCTTCATATACATGCAGAAGAAGCATTACCTGACGAAGTCTTACAAATTGTAGACCCATTGCTTGAAGAAGATATTCTCACAGAAGAAGAGGATGACACAAGGGCAATCCAAGATGAGCTTCAACGAAGACTGGAATGCATTACTTCTGTGATCAGTGTCGGAGTTTCATGCTCGAAACATTTGCCACACGAACGAATGAAAATAGTCGACGCTAGAAGCAGGCTTCAATCAGCAAGAGACAACTTTCTTAATTCTAGAAACGGGCGTAATCTTCGTAATCTTCCTGCAAGAG GGGCCTCAGGTTGA
- the LOC141607002 gene encoding uncharacterized protein LOC141607002, whose protein sequence is MSSVCSKPIFLIIFIFAIQKVTATDPMSSVKLPGNETDRVALLAIKSQLVKYPDWVLSSWNNTMNHCNWEGVTCGRKHNRVTVLDLSSRGLVGTISPSIGNLSFLKIIKLYNKSLYGNIPYQLGHAFRLQELWLHNNTLVGKISPNISNCVNLRILSLGYNKLEGKLPHGLRALSKLKYLYVHDNNLTGPLFDIIQNLTSLVFLSATYNSFTGPIPNSIGRLEKLIRLEIGVNELSGTLPTSLFNLSSLQTVECIDNRLHGELPTDIGFTVPHLKWLNLWGNNFSGSIPITILNLTKLEVLDLDNNSFTGRVPYSFGNLHSLAVLSFVENYLEGDINFIATLVNCSQLSALGLGSNHFSGILPQSVANLSTSLNMLSIEDNLITRIIPEGITNLNNLVELTMQNCKLTGSLPPDLGKFYKLEMLYLFSNRLLGRIPNSLGNLSHLSELYLDDNLLEGNIPPNLGNCQSLLYLNLAYNELNGTLSNELFEGSASFLSVDLSHNHLEGSLSLEMSKQSNLEDLEVSNNKFSGVVPSDLGKCFDLQYLFIDGNYFHGNIPSSFASLASLQEIDFSRNNLSGPIPSFFSKFSQLYYLNLSYNDFVGTVPTNSVFANASGFFVVGNNRLCGGIKQLQLPKCIENRRTKRSKGIIPIISALVGAVAMAVGAAGLYLACIKKKNTPLLLDSMMGKATMKVSYDMLLKATAGFSLENLLGTGSFGSVFKGILNGNLVAVKVLNLQHRSASKSFMAECNTLRNVRHRNLVGVITACSSIDFQRNDFKALVYEFMPNGSLDSWLHGVHGNMSLAQRLDVAIDVAHAVCYLHHEGETPIVHCDLKPSNILLDNDMVAHVGDFGLARFLIQPRHPNQTSTIGIKGTIGYAAPDLDNPKADDHIVYECQMFVKSSHEGVDDGIECSFDCVWADEIQTPNHIVKYDISYENKGVEVDAKSKSLESNSCFNEYGLGSQPSTEGDVYSYGILLLELMTGKSPTDSMFKEGYSLHLHAEAALPDHVLQIVDKLLEQDNLTEEAEDPRAIQGEHQRRVECITTVISVGVSCSNHLPQERMKIVDVTSRLQAARDNLLDARNRRNLPARELMTRKSPTDTMLKEDNNHHLHAEAVLPEQVLQIIDPSLEDNLTEEAGDKLEIKDALPRKVECIVSLISVGVHAPSICHMTE, encoded by the exons ATGTCTTCTGTGTGTAGCAAACCAATCTTTCTTATCATCTTTATATTTGCTATTCAAAAAGTCACAGCAACTGACCCTATGAGTAGTGTTAAATTACCAGGAAATGAGACTGACCGAGTCGCATTGTTGGCCATCAAGAGCCAACTGGTGAAATATCCTGACTGGGTTTTAAGCTCATGGAATAACACTATGAACCATTGTAATTGGGAGGGGGTTACTTGTGGACGCAAACATAACAGAGTGACTGTATTAGATTTGAGTTCAAGAGGTTTGGTAGGAACCATATCTCCCTCCATAGGAAACCTGAGCTTTCTTAAGATCATTAAGCTTTACAATAAGAGTCTATATGGAAATATCCCCTATCAATTAGGTCATGCATTTAGGCTGCAAGAACTATGGCTACATAACAACACACTTGTCGGCAAAATTTCACCTAACATATCTAATTGTGTTAACCTCAGAATTTTATCCTTAGGCTACAACAAGCTCGAGGGAAAACTACCTCACGGATTAAGAGCATTGTCAAAACTAAAATATCTATATGTGCACGATAACAATCTTACGGGCCCTCTTTTTGACATCATACAAAACCTTACTTCTTTAGTATTTTTATCTGCTACTTACAACTCATTCACTGGACCTATCCCAAACAGTATTGGTAGGCTGGAAAAGCTAATTCGCCTTGAAATTGGAGTAAATGAACTCTCAGGCACACTTCCCACATCACTTTTCAATCTCTCCTCCCTTCAAACTGTTGAATGTATTGACAATCGACTACATGGAGAACTTCCCACAGATATTGGGTTCACTGTTCCACATCTGAAATGGTTGAACCTCTGGGGAAACAACTTCTCAGGATCAATTCCAATCACAATACTAAACCTCACAAAACTAGAAGTTCTTGATCTTGATAACAATAGTTTTACGGGTAGGGTTCCATATAGTTTTGGGAATTTACATAGCCTAGCTGTTTTATCTTTTGTGGAGAACTACCTAGAGGGTGATATAAACTTCATAGCTACACTAGTTAACTGCAGCCAATTATCTGCCCTAGGGTTGGGATCAAATCACTTTTCTGGAATATTACCCCAATCTGTTGCGAATCTCTCCACCTCTTTGAACATGTTGAGTATCGAAGATAATCTGATAACTAGAATAATTCCTGAAGGTATTACCAATCTCAACAATCTTGTGGAGTTAACTATGCAAAACTGCAAATTAACTGGCTCTCTTCCGCCCGATCTTGGGAAATTCTATAAACTGGAAATGCTTTATTTGTTCTCCAACAGATTATTAGGGAGAATCCCAAATTCCTTGGGCAATTTATCACACTTGAGTGAGCTTTATTTAGATGACAACTTATTGGAAGGAAATATACCTCCAAACCTTGGTAACTGCCAAAGCTTGTTGTACCTGAATTTAGCATACAATGAACTCAATGGAACCTTGAGCAATGAGCTATTTGAAGGGTCTGCTTCATTTCTCAGTGTAGATTTGTCTCATAATCATTTGGAAGGCTCCCTTTCTTTGGAAATGAGTAAACAAAGTAACCTAGAAGACTTAGAAGTGTCTAACAATAAGTTTTCAGGTGTCGTGCCAAGTGATCTTGGTAAATGTTTTGACCTTCAATACCTTTTCATCGATGGAAATTACTTCCATGGAAATATTCCTTCATCCTTTGCTTCGTTGGCTAGCCTCCAAGAAATTGACTTTTCTCGAAACAATTTATCTGGCCCAATTCCGTCTTTCTTCTCGAAATTTTCACAATTATACTACCTTAACTTATCTTACAACGATTTTGTGGGAACAGTTCCAACGAATTCAGTATTTGCAAATGCAAGTGGGTTCTTTGTTGTTGGCAATAATAGGCTTTGTGGAGGAATTAAACAGCTACAATTACCTAAATGCATTGAGAATCGGCGCACAAAAAGGAGTAAGGGGATCATTCCAATCATCAGTGCACTTGTTGGGGCGGTCGCCATGGCGGTAGGGGCCGCAGGGCTGTACCTGGCATGTATCAAAAAGAAAAACACACCTCTTTTATTAGATTCAATGATGGGGAAAGCAACTATGAAAGTGTCTTATGACATGCTACTCAAAGCAACGGCTGGTTTTTCTTTAGAGAATCTACTTGGGACGGGTTCTTTTGGATCCGTGTTTAAGGGGATTTTAAATGGAAATTTGGTTGCAGTTAAAGTTCTCAACTTGCAACACCGCAGTGCATCTAAGAGCTTCATGGCAGAGTGTAACACGTTGAGGAATGTCCGTCATCGGAATCTGGTAGGCGTTATAACAGCTTGTTCCAGCATTGACTTTCAGAGAAATGATTTTAAAGCACTAGTATATGAGTTCATGCCCAACGGAAGTCTAGACAGCTGGTTACACGGAGTGCATGGAAACATGAGCCTTGCTCAAAGGTTGGATGTAGCAATTGATGTGGCGCATGCAGTCTGTTATCTCCACCACGAGGGTGAAACTCCAATAGTGCATTGCGACTTGAAACCAAGCAACATATTACTCGATAATGACATGGTCGCTCATGTTGGAGATTTTGGATTAGCAAGGTTTCTTATTCAACCTCGACATCCAAATCAAACTAGCACAATCGGAATCAAGGGCACTATAGGCTACGCTGCTCCAG ATTTAGACAATCCCAAGGCAGATGACCATATCGTGTATGAATGTCAAATGTTTGTAAAATCAAGCCATGAAGGTGTTGATGATGGCATTGAGTGCTCATTTGATTGTGTTTGGGCTGATGAAATACAAACTCCTAATCATATTGTCAAGTATGATATTAGCTATGAAAATAAAGGTGTTGAAGTTGATGCAAAGTCAAAGAGTTTAGAATCAAACTCTTGCTTCAATG AGTATGGGCTTGGAAGTCAGCCATCTACAGAGGGCGATGTTTACAGCTATGGCATACTCCTACTTGAGCTAATGACAGGAAAAAGTCCAACAGACAGCATGTTCAAGGAAGGCTACAGCCTTCATCTGCATGCAGAAGCAGCATTACCTGACCATGTTTTGCAAATTGTGGACAAGTTGCTTGAACAAGATAACCTCACCGAAGAAGCCGAAGACCCAAGGGCAATCCAAGGTGAGCATCAACGAAGAGTGGAATGCATTACTACTGTGATCAGTGTAGGAGTGTCGTGCTCGAATCATTTGCCACAAGAACGAATGAAAATAGTTGATGTCACTAGCAGGCTTCAAGCAGCAAGAGACAACCTTCTGGATGCTAGAAACAGGCGTAATCTTCCTGCAAGAG AGCTCATGACACGAAAGAGTCCAACAGACACCATGCTCAAGGAAGACAACAACCATCATTTACATGCAGAGGCAGTATTACCTGAACAAGTTTTACAAATTATAGACCCATCACTTGAAGATAATCTCACTGAGGAAGCCGGTGATAAACTGGAAATCAAAGATGCACTTCCTCGAAAAGTGGAATGCATAGTTTCCCTGATTAGTGTCGGAGTGCATGCTCCAAGCATTTGCCACATGACCGAATGA